A genomic region of Prosthecobacter sp. contains the following coding sequences:
- a CDS encoding amidohydrolase family protein, protein MNCSRRRFLATSAFAALGASAASAVRPKHKYIDIHTHLYFTRLVGAKGLLEWMDAHDVERAVIQPLVSPESAPTLHPLQTNDAALDAARAHPDRLIAFCCLDPRVTVDPTATKTFPTRQGHVAGTKGLIDILKRYKDAGARGLGEHKVGLPFDHPQMMQLYEACDTLELPILFHLDDLRGIDTVGLPRLENALKAFPKLPLIGHACGFWSSISGDATKEDFGRYPKVPRPITPGGALDRLMDAYPNLYGDLSEPGGAIALTRDPAFAREFVLRHADRLLFGSDYLAPGQEIPQFDILAAMNLPDDVQYKIHRGNAIRLLKLGIT, encoded by the coding sequence ATGAACTGCTCCCGCCGCCGCTTCCTTGCCACCTCCGCGTTTGCTGCGCTCGGAGCCTCCGCTGCGTCGGCTGTGCGTCCGAAGCACAAATACATCGACATCCACACGCATCTCTACTTCACACGCCTCGTCGGCGCGAAAGGCCTGCTTGAATGGATGGACGCGCATGATGTCGAGCGCGCGGTGATTCAGCCGCTCGTCTCGCCCGAATCCGCGCCCACGCTGCACCCTCTGCAAACCAACGACGCGGCCCTCGATGCCGCGCGGGCGCATCCGGACCGCCTGATCGCCTTTTGCTGTCTCGATCCGCGTGTGACCGTCGATCCGACTGCGACCAAGACCTTCCCAACGCGACAAGGGCATGTCGCAGGCACCAAAGGCCTGATCGACATCCTCAAGCGCTACAAGGACGCCGGTGCGCGCGGTCTCGGCGAGCACAAGGTCGGCCTGCCGTTCGATCATCCGCAGATGATGCAGCTCTATGAGGCCTGCGACACGCTGGAGCTGCCGATCCTCTTCCATCTCGACGACCTGCGCGGCATCGACACGGTCGGTCTGCCGCGCCTGGAGAACGCACTGAAGGCCTTCCCCAAACTTCCGCTCATCGGCCACGCCTGCGGTTTCTGGTCGTCCATCTCCGGCGATGCCACGAAAGAGGACTTCGGCCGCTATCCGAAAGTCCCGCGTCCCATCACGCCCGGTGGAGCGCTCGACCGCCTCATGGACGCCTATCCGAATCTCTACGGCGACCTCTCCGAGCCCGGCGGTGCCATCGCGCTCACGCGTGACCCGGCGTTTGCCCGCGAGTTCGTCCTGCGCCACGCCGACCGCCTGCTCTTTGGCAGCGACTACCTCGCGCCCGGCCAGGAGATCCCTCAGTTCGACATCCTCGCCGCCATGAACCTGCCCGACGACGTGCAATACAAGATCCATCGCGGCAATGCGATCCGCCTCTTAAAGCTCGGCATCACCTGA
- a CDS encoding PSD1 and planctomycete cytochrome C domain-containing protein produces the protein MRPRGIFILGLLALVPRAEAVDYSSQIKPLLKQKCYACHGGLKQKAGLRLDTVQLLLKGGKSGSATKFIIERVTAMDEHKRMPQEAAALSEEQIAMLREWIDAGAPGLANEVPEADPRQHWAFQSVRRPALPKAAGRNAIDAFVNEALAANQLTPLPEATRSVLLRRVYVDLIGLPPKREELHAFLADTAPDAYERVVERLLHDPRHGERWARHWMDVWRYSDWYGRRTANDVWNSAPQIWRWRDWIVKSLNAGKGYDRMLSEMLAADEIAPLDDEAAVATGFLIRNWYALNPNQWMRDTIEHTGKAFLGLTFNCAHCHDHKYDPISHEDYFRFRAIFEPLGVRQDRWPGEADPGPFQEYVYVTQRKPNRLGAVRAFDKQSDAKTWFYTGGDERNRVENKPPLTPGMPTFLSAQNLAIQPVSLPTDAVYPGLRPVIQETELTSRMNAVTRAEEELLALTASPESAATALEKARMTLKAARTALTSSIARLAADQAKFGDAPEAQKLALARKAGQAERDAAVADAEAALAAANHAMSVPTSDAKAVDALKKAQTTAQAALTKAEAACANPKSPEAYTSMTSVFPAQSTGRRKALAEWLTRRDHPLTARVAVNHLWMRHFQEPLVASVFDFGRNGAKPVNPALLDWLAAELMENGWSMQHLHRLIVTSAAYRRSSRTSFPTRSGDELENSSYKDPDNHFLWRMNASRMEAEVVRDSVLHLAGALDPKMGGQELENTEAETSARRSLYFSCHPEVGGRSALAAMFDAPEPTDCYRRSRSVLPQQALVMTNSKLVHDHSAALARQIGTDAPDFIIAAFEHILSRTPTEIELVSCHDFLKQGSKESLVRVLLNHNDFVTVR, from the coding sequence ATGCGCCCACGTGGCATCTTCATCCTCGGATTACTCGCGCTTGTTCCGCGCGCGGAGGCCGTGGATTATTCATCGCAGATCAAGCCGCTGCTGAAGCAGAAGTGCTATGCGTGCCACGGCGGGCTGAAGCAAAAGGCGGGGCTGCGATTGGATACGGTGCAGCTCTTGCTAAAAGGCGGCAAATCGGGGTCGGCGACGAAGTTCATCATTGAGCGTGTGACCGCGATGGATGAGCACAAACGCATGCCGCAGGAGGCTGCGGCGCTTTCAGAGGAGCAGATCGCTATGCTGCGAGAGTGGATCGATGCCGGAGCACCGGGACTGGCCAATGAAGTGCCGGAGGCCGATCCGAGGCAGCATTGGGCGTTTCAAAGTGTGCGACGACCTGCGTTGCCCAAGGCGGCAGGCAGGAATGCGATTGATGCGTTCGTGAATGAAGCGCTTGCGGCGAATCAGCTCACGCCATTGCCGGAAGCGACGCGATCCGTGCTACTGCGGCGAGTTTACGTCGATCTGATCGGCCTGCCGCCGAAGCGTGAGGAGCTTCACGCCTTTCTCGCTGACACCGCACCCGATGCGTATGAGCGCGTGGTCGAGCGGCTGCTTCATGATCCGCGTCATGGCGAGCGCTGGGCGCGGCATTGGATGGATGTGTGGCGCTACAGCGACTGGTATGGGCGCCGCACGGCGAATGATGTGTGGAACAGCGCGCCACAAATCTGGCGCTGGCGGGACTGGATCGTGAAGTCGTTGAACGCGGGCAAAGGCTACGACCGCATGCTGTCGGAGATGCTCGCAGCGGATGAAATCGCTCCACTCGATGATGAGGCGGCGGTGGCGACGGGCTTCTTGATTCGGAACTGGTATGCGCTGAACCCGAACCAGTGGATGCGCGACACCATCGAGCACACCGGCAAGGCTTTCCTCGGCCTCACCTTCAACTGCGCGCACTGCCATGATCACAAGTATGATCCCATCTCGCACGAGGACTACTTCCGCTTCCGCGCGATCTTCGAACCACTCGGTGTGCGGCAGGATCGCTGGCCGGGCGAGGCTGATCCGGGGCCGTTCCAAGAGTATGTCTATGTGACGCAGCGCAAACCGAACCGTCTGGGCGCGGTGCGTGCTTTCGACAAACAAAGTGATGCGAAGACGTGGTTTTACACCGGTGGTGATGAGCGCAATCGCGTGGAGAACAAACCGCCGCTCACGCCGGGCATGCCGACCTTTCTGAGCGCACAGAATCTAGCCATCCAACCTGTGTCGCTGCCCACGGACGCCGTGTATCCAGGCTTGCGGCCTGTGATTCAGGAGACGGAGCTGACGAGTCGCATGAATGCGGTCACGAGGGCTGAGGAGGAGCTTCTCGCGCTCACCGCCTCGCCGGAGAGTGCCGCAACAGCTTTGGAAAAAGCACGCATGACTCTCAAGGCGGCGCGCACGGCTCTTACCAGCTCCATCGCGCGGCTCGCGGCGGATCAGGCGAAGTTTGGCGATGCTCCCGAAGCTCAAAAACTCGCGCTTGCACGCAAAGCAGGTCAGGCGGAACGCGACGCGGCTGTGGCGGACGCGGAAGCGGCGCTGGCGGCGGCGAATCATGCGATGAGCGTGCCGACGAGTGACGCGAAGGCCGTGGATGCCCTGAAGAAAGCTCAAACAACTGCGCAGGCGGCTTTAACTAAAGCGGAGGCTGCGTGCGCGAATCCGAAGTCGCCGGAAGCCTACACCTCGATGACGAGTGTGTTTCCCGCGCAGAGCACGGGTCGGCGCAAAGCACTCGCGGAATGGCTCACGCGGCGGGATCATCCGCTGACGGCACGCGTGGCGGTGAATCACTTGTGGATGCGGCATTTCCAGGAACCGCTCGTGGCATCCGTGTTTGATTTTGGTCGCAATGGCGCGAAGCCGGTGAACCCGGCGCTGCTCGACTGGCTGGCGGCGGAGTTGATGGAGAACGGCTGGAGCATGCAGCATCTGCATCGTCTGATCGTCACGAGCGCGGCGTATCGCCGTTCCAGTAGAACGAGTTTTCCAACTCGTTCAGGAGACGAGTTGGAAAACTCGTCCTACAAAGACCCCGACAATCATTTCCTCTGGCGCATGAACGCCTCCCGCATGGAGGCGGAGGTCGTGCGCGACAGCGTGCTGCATCTGGCCGGTGCGCTCGATCCGAAGATGGGTGGTCAGGAATTGGAAAACACCGAGGCGGAGACCAGCGCGCGCCGCAGCCTTTACTTCAGTTGCCACCCCGAGGTCGGTGGCCGCAGTGCCCTGGCCGCGATGTTTGACGCGCCCGAGCCGACGGACTGCTATCGTCGCAGTCGCAGCGTGCTGCCGCAGCAGGCGCTGGTGATGACGAACAGCAAGCTGGTGCATGATCACAGCGCCGCGCTCGCCCGACAGATTGGAACGGATGCCCCTGATTTCATCATCGCCGCCTTCGAGCACATTTTGAGCCGCACACCGACTGAGATCGAACTGGTCTCATGCCATGACTTTTTGAAGCAAGGCAGCAAGGAAAGCCTGGTGCGCGTGCTATTGAATCACAACGACTTCGTCACCGTGCGTTGA
- a CDS encoding DUF1501 domain-containing protein, whose amino-acid sequence MNNSSHPSTFPCGQISRRRFLADAGMGFTGLALGGTLMSDGIAKASPALTPLVPKAKSVIWIFLSGGYSHVETFDPKPALTKYAGMTFDKTPLENPLNSDKHHKRFRSVAAQEINKRDVYPSIYPMQVGFSKHGQCGVEITDWWPYLSKCVDDIAFVRNMWTTDNDHFAENQLHTGRHRLDEQQPCIGSWVHYGLGTLNENLPKFVVLGGPTDSTKRLSIDSLYLGPDHAAVPLTLDPNNPLPFGKRDSRQSANEQVREYQLINRLNQLTAVEYPEDASLRARIHAYELAFRMQMAVPETLDLKTESDATRKLYGIDKPATKDAGERFLAARRLVERGVRFVQVYPSNTGKWDSHAQLQKNHTGLCESVDQPVAGLLRDLKQRGLLEETLVVFCTEFGRTPGMETRSGHKDGRDHHPHGFTIWFAGGGTKGGTVHGETDELGYHAQGEGHYITDLHATTCHLLGIDLRALEVPGRKRLEIDHGNVIREVLA is encoded by the coding sequence ATGAACAACTCATCTCATCCTTCCACCTTCCCCTGCGGCCAGATCAGTCGCAGGCGCTTCCTTGCGGATGCGGGCATGGGGTTCACGGGTTTGGCGCTGGGCGGCACGTTGATGAGTGATGGCATCGCGAAGGCATCGCCCGCGCTGACGCCGCTGGTGCCGAAAGCAAAGTCGGTGATCTGGATCTTTCTCTCCGGCGGTTACAGCCATGTGGAGACCTTCGATCCGAAGCCAGCGCTCACGAAGTATGCGGGCATGACTTTTGATAAGACGCCGCTCGAAAATCCACTGAACTCCGACAAGCATCACAAGCGCTTCCGCTCCGTCGCTGCTCAGGAGATCAACAAGCGCGATGTCTATCCAAGCATCTACCCGATGCAGGTCGGTTTCAGTAAACATGGCCAGTGCGGCGTGGAGATCACCGACTGGTGGCCGTATCTGTCCAAGTGCGTCGATGACATCGCCTTCGTGCGGAACATGTGGACGACGGACAACGACCACTTCGCCGAGAACCAGTTGCACACCGGACGTCATCGCCTCGATGAACAGCAGCCATGCATCGGCTCGTGGGTGCATTACGGCCTCGGCACACTGAATGAGAATCTGCCGAAGTTTGTCGTGCTCGGCGGTCCCACGGACAGCACAAAGCGGCTCTCGATTGATTCACTCTACCTCGGCCCCGATCATGCCGCCGTGCCGTTGACGCTCGATCCGAACAATCCGCTGCCGTTTGGCAAGCGCGACTCCCGGCAAAGCGCAAACGAGCAGGTGCGCGAATACCAGCTCATCAACCGCCTCAATCAACTCACCGCCGTCGAGTATCCCGAAGACGCGTCGCTGCGAGCGCGCATTCATGCGTATGAGCTGGCGTTTCGCATGCAGATGGCCGTACCGGAGACGCTTGATTTGAAGACCGAGAGCGATGCGACGCGGAAGCTCTACGGCATCGACAAACCGGCGACCAAGGACGCTGGAGAGCGTTTCCTGGCCGCGCGTCGTCTGGTCGAACGCGGGGTGCGTTTCGTGCAGGTGTATCCGTCGAACACCGGCAAGTGGGATTCGCATGCGCAGTTGCAGAAGAACCACACGGGCTTGTGCGAGAGCGTGGACCAGCCCGTCGCTGGTCTGCTGCGCGATCTGAAACAGCGCGGCCTGCTGGAGGAGACGCTCGTCGTTTTCTGCACCGAGTTTGGCCGCACACCCGGCATGGAGACGCGCAGCGGACACAAAGACGGGCGCGATCATCATCCGCATGGTTTCACCATCTGGTTCGCCGGTGGCGGCACGAAGGGCGGCACGGTGCATGGCGAGACGGATGAACTCGGCTACCACGCGCAGGGTGAAGGTCATTACATCACCGATCTGCATGCGACGACGTGTCATCTGCTTGGCATTGATCTGCGCGCTCTGGAGGTGCCAGGACGGAAGCGCTTGGAGATCGACCACGGCAATGTGATCCGCGAGGTGCTGGCGTGA
- a CDS encoding GxxExxY protein: MQRIQGDHGFRNTFNKKNRDRSESVGQHLHPMDFKNDSVSRAVIGKALEVHRELGPGINEEFYHRLLSEKLIAAGLEHEYKPRTQMIYRGHVADEFEPDLVVPNRLIPELKAIRGTFGPSHFTQLLVYLKFWHIPVGLLVDFAKESLVPKRVLAPTDVSSGFPETPIPSFVTHPSLAKTLLGFLRDIHADHGLGYRETTYRGLLKACLLAEGIGHVVEPVASIHHLGPASLRCIQVNSQCAVSISALGDGLVAADRAILQTYLKWLGLPWGIAIHFGKRSVDLRFVKHPTDSGQPRIL, translated from the coding sequence GTGCAACGGATTCAGGGCGACCACGGATTTCGGAATACCTTTAACAAAAAAAACCGTGATCGCTCTGAATCCGTGGGACAACATCTTCACCCTATGGACTTCAAAAACGACTCAGTCTCACGAGCTGTCATCGGCAAGGCGCTGGAAGTGCATCGTGAGTTAGGCCCTGGCATCAATGAAGAGTTTTATCACCGCTTGCTCTCGGAGAAGCTGATAGCAGCGGGTCTTGAGCATGAGTACAAACCCCGCACCCAGATGATCTATCGCGGGCATGTCGCCGATGAGTTCGAGCCCGATCTCGTCGTGCCAAATCGATTGATTCCCGAACTCAAAGCCATTCGTGGCACCTTTGGTCCGAGCCACTTCACTCAACTGCTGGTGTATCTCAAGTTCTGGCACATCCCTGTTGGGTTGCTCGTGGATTTTGCCAAAGAGAGCCTTGTGCCGAAACGAGTCCTTGCTCCCACCGATGTCTCATCCGGTTTCCCAGAGACACCGATTCCGTCGTTCGTCACCCATCCATCACTGGCAAAAACGCTGCTCGGTTTCCTGCGTGATATTCATGCAGATCATGGGCTAGGCTATCGTGAGACGACTTATCGCGGTTTGCTGAAGGCGTGTTTACTGGCTGAAGGAATCGGGCATGTGGTCGAGCCTGTTGCATCCATTCATCATCTTGGCCCTGCATCACTTCGTTGCATCCAAGTCAACAGCCAGTGCGCCGTCAGCATCTCAGCTCTGGGCGACGGATTGGTAGCTGCCGACCGCGCCATTCTCCAAACCTATTTGAAGTGGCTCGGGCTGCCTTGGGGCATCGCCATTCACTTCGGGAAAAGGTCCGTTGACCTGCGTTTTGTGAAGCATCCCACGGATTCAGGACAACCACGAATCCTCTGA
- a CDS encoding DUF1501 domain-containing protein — MLTINGTSRSNCSGVTRRELLQIGGAGLFGMTLPGILAAQEAQHAFEGGKAKSVIFLFLFGGPSQLETFDMKPDAKREVRGPFKPIKSRTPDLLISEHLGRLAKISHKYAVIRSMTHSYNDHSGAGHYLQTGHRWHLPIGGGFSATPQDWPSMGSVVEHLSQKSPGGMERDLASYAVLPNRLGKLQDRGQYIRPGEYAGWLGQAYNPMTTVIDKKDVKDNPYWRACADGELSYEIEGLKPVIPVSRIQERVGLLDQFEAVRTRLDIGDGDAMDLHRKRAMALISSDKTSSALNIRAESETMRGRYGRHLFGQSCLMARRLVEAGTRFVTVHYDSVTGYDWDSHRTSDDVRDHLLPTFDQGCSALLSDLDERGLLDETLVIAIGEMGRTPIPNATWGRGHWSTCFPALIAGAGVRGGIVYGKSDKEAAYPDDKPVSPEDLAKTIYWSLGIDPDLMLMNRENRPIPMVDGGKPVMALFG; from the coding sequence ATGCTCACCATCAACGGCACATCTCGCTCCAACTGCTCCGGCGTCACGCGTCGTGAGCTGTTGCAGATTGGTGGCGCGGGATTGTTTGGGATGACGTTGCCGGGCATTCTCGCCGCGCAGGAAGCGCAGCATGCATTTGAGGGCGGAAAGGCGAAGTCTGTGATCTTCTTGTTCCTCTTTGGTGGCCCAAGCCAGCTTGAGACCTTCGACATGAAGCCGGACGCGAAGCGCGAGGTGCGCGGGCCTTTCAAACCGATCAAGAGCCGCACGCCGGACCTGCTCATCAGCGAGCATTTGGGGCGACTGGCGAAGATCTCGCACAAGTACGCGGTCATCCGCTCGATGACGCACAGCTACAACGATCACAGCGGCGCGGGGCATTACCTGCAAACGGGGCATCGCTGGCATTTGCCGATTGGCGGCGGTTTTTCGGCCACGCCGCAGGATTGGCCGTCGATGGGCTCTGTGGTGGAGCATTTGAGCCAAAAATCGCCCGGTGGCATGGAGCGCGATCTCGCCTCGTATGCGGTGCTGCCGAACCGCCTCGGCAAACTGCAGGATCGCGGGCAATACATCCGTCCTGGTGAGTATGCAGGCTGGCTTGGTCAAGCCTACAACCCGATGACGACCGTCATCGACAAGAAAGACGTGAAGGACAATCCCTACTGGCGTGCCTGCGCGGATGGCGAGCTGAGCTACGAGATCGAAGGCCTGAAGCCCGTGATCCCTGTGAGCCGAATTCAGGAGCGCGTCGGTTTGCTCGATCAATTCGAGGCCGTGCGCACGCGGCTCGACATCGGCGATGGCGACGCGATGGATCTGCACCGCAAGCGCGCCATGGCGCTCATCTCCTCCGACAAAACGAGCAGCGCGCTAAACATCCGAGCCGAGTCCGAAACGATGCGCGGCCGCTACGGGCGGCATCTCTTTGGTCAAAGCTGTCTCATGGCGCGTCGCCTGGTCGAGGCGGGCACGCGCTTCGTCACGGTGCATTACGATTCCGTGACCGGCTACGACTGGGACTCGCACCGCACGAGCGATGATGTACGCGATCACCTGCTGCCCACGTTTGATCAAGGCTGCTCCGCATTGCTCAGCGATCTCGACGAACGCGGATTGCTCGATGAGACACTCGTCATCGCCATCGGCGAAATGGGCCGCACGCCGATCCCGAACGCCACCTGGGGCCGCGGCCATTGGAGCACCTGCTTCCCCGCGCTCATCGCCGGTGCGGGTGTGCGCGGCGGCATCGTTTACGGCAAGTCGGACAAAGAAGCCGCCTATCCCGATGACAAGCCGGTGTCGCCCGAAGATCTCGCCAAGACGATCTACTGGTCCCTCGGCATTGATCCCGATCTCATGCTCATGAATCGCGAAAACCGTCCGATCCCTATGGTGGACGGCGGCAAGCCGGTGATGGCGTTGTTTGGATGA
- a CDS encoding neutral/alkaline non-lysosomal ceramidase N-terminal domain-containing protein, with translation MRTFLLAFLVTASVFAADAPKAPLMAGAATSNITPELGGEVVGGFAPFPCTHIHDELHARCLVLDDGKTKLVLVVCDLLGLHRSVSLKAREFIETETGIPAANVLISGTHTHSAVNALGGPVRGYFSDLELTDYQKFVARRIADGVRRAIHLLRPAEIAFGTVDVPEHVHIRRWFLKEGSMPPNPFGKIDKVKMNPGAGNPALVEPAGEPDPTVSFLALREPGGRLISVYSAYSLHYVGGVGSAHISADYYGYFCEALKRLQADGANGPPFVAMMANGTSGDANNINFRNPQPRKQPYEQMQYVAEDVAAKVNGALAKVTWQSEAPLASRYRELDVKWRKIPDELIAWAKETEAKAPRIQGGKADLPLAYAGRVQRLAEASPETKFPAQILRIGDICVGSSPCETFAETGVEFRKRSPFAKSFMVELAHGYYGYMPTPRHFELGGYETWPGTNNTESQASVKLMNALLEMAAEVKTTAP, from the coding sequence ATGCGCACTTTCCTGCTCGCCTTCCTCGTCACCGCCTCCGTCTTCGCCGCCGATGCTCCCAAGGCTCCGCTGATGGCGGGAGCGGCCACGTCCAATATCACGCCGGAGCTCGGCGGCGAGGTCGTGGGCGGTTTCGCGCCGTTTCCATGCACGCACATCCATGATGAGCTTCATGCGCGCTGCCTCGTGCTCGATGATGGGAAGACGAAGCTGGTGCTGGTGGTGTGCGATCTGCTCGGGCTGCATCGCAGCGTGTCGTTGAAAGCACGCGAGTTCATCGAGACGGAGACGGGCATTCCGGCGGCGAACGTGCTCATTTCCGGCACGCACACGCATTCCGCCGTGAACGCCCTCGGCGGCCCGGTGCGCGGTTATTTCTCCGATTTGGAGCTGACCGATTACCAAAAGTTCGTCGCACGCCGCATCGCGGATGGCGTGCGTCGAGCCATCCATCTGCTGCGCCCGGCGGAGATCGCGTTCGGCACGGTAGATGTGCCGGAGCATGTGCATATCCGCCGCTGGTTCCTCAAAGAAGGTTCCATGCCTCCGAACCCTTTTGGCAAGATCGACAAGGTGAAGATGAATCCTGGCGCGGGCAATCCGGCGCTCGTCGAACCGGCTGGCGAGCCTGATCCAACGGTGAGCTTCCTCGCATTGCGTGAGCCCGGTGGTCGGCTGATCTCCGTCTATTCGGCCTACTCGCTGCATTACGTCGGCGGCGTGGGGAGTGCTCATATCTCCGCCGACTACTACGGCTACTTTTGCGAGGCCTTGAAGCGTCTCCAGGCCGATGGCGCGAATGGTCCGCCCTTCGTCGCGATGATGGCGAACGGCACCAGCGGCGACGCGAACAACATCAACTTCCGCAACCCGCAGCCGCGCAAACAGCCGTATGAGCAGATGCAATACGTCGCTGAAGACGTGGCCGCGAAGGTGAACGGCGCTCTCGCGAAGGTGACGTGGCAGAGCGAAGCCCCGCTCGCTTCGCGTTACCGTGAACTCGATGTGAAGTGGCGCAAAATCCCGGACGAACTCATCGCCTGGGCCAAAGAAACCGAGGCGAAGGCTCCGCGCATCCAAGGCGGCAAGGCCGATCTGCCGCTGGCGTATGCGGGCCGCGTGCAACGACTCGCCGAGGCCAGCCCCGAGACGAAATTCCCCGCGCAGATTCTCCGCATTGGCGACATCTGCGTCGGCTCGTCTCCTTGCGAAACTTTTGCCGAAACCGGCGTCGAATTCAGAAAGCGCAGCCCGTTCGCGAAGTCGTTCATGGTCGAGCTGGCGCACGGCTACTACGGCTACATGCCTACACCGCGTCATTTTGAACTCGGCGGCTACGAAACGTGGCCCGGCACGAACAACACCGAGTCGCAGGCCTCCGTGAAGCTCATGAACGCGCTGCTGGAGATGGCGGCTGAGGTCAAAACAACAGCTCCATGA